In Carassius auratus strain Wakin chromosome 39, ASM336829v1, whole genome shotgun sequence, a genomic segment contains:
- the LOC113057912 gene encoding teneurin-2-like — protein MDLKERRHRTLTHGRCGKDFQFTTSSLDNDECRVPTQKSYSSSETLKAFDHESRLHYGGCVADLVHHEADEFTRQGGNFTLAELGICEPAPHQNAYCPDIGLLQRGYSLSAGSDADSDPEGPISPERAIQLWAGQDIKSRRSSGLSSRENSALTLTDSENENKSDDESGER, from the exons ATGGATCTGAAGGAGCGCAGGCACCGTACACTGACCCACGGCCGCTGTGGGAAAGATTTCCAGTTCACCACCTCCTCCTTGGACAACGATGAATGTCGCGTACCCACCCAGAAATCCTACAGCTCCAGCGAGACCCTGAAGGCTTTCGATCACGAGTCACGTCTGCATTATGGGGGATGTGTGGCTGACCTGGTGCATCATGAAGCAGATGAGTTCACCAGACAAGgag GGAACTTTACTTTAGCTGAGCTGGGCATTTGTGAACCAGCACCGCATCAGAACGCATACTGCCCGGACATCGGCCTCTTACAGCGCGGCTACTCTCTGAGCGCCGGCTCAGATGCAGACTCCGACCCAGAGGGCCCAATCTCTCCAGAGCGAGCTATCCAGCTGTGGGCCGGCCAAGACATCAAGTCCCGCCGCAGTTCTGGCCTCTCCAGTCGGGAGAACTCAGCTCTCACCCTCACCGACTCCGAGAACGAGAACAAGTCTGATGACGAATCAGGTGAGAGATAG